A region from the Hylaeus volcanicus isolate JK05 chromosome 6, UHH_iyHylVolc1.0_haploid, whole genome shotgun sequence genome encodes:
- the LOC128878642 gene encoding GRB10-interacting GYF protein 2-like isoform X4 — MTDSMKFGPEWLRNLSGDSCNNSGGGGGTTSLTTPRYHLAKHRYGREEMLILFDRNCKPPEPLTNFSTLYVEKTQLPLALVQMTEDETRMWNVGITNVGARGRGGSVDRGGRGRNGRGSLYSSHYSRGVGFDDSGDGTRIDSQAFQGRNRQFDRSQSERGWSERNGASDPGEWNGSTSPRKELSRGASGSSLMEGNWRRHRGGTEDDDGWRKWGRSSWREGGSMDRDRLDRNEGDGEEGRSGSGRWEHRGNHRVPHDSSHHPPQRVARTWESNHHDNNHNNLPEWATENPSESGGSFDASGAFHGGMYSDDDEDGVISAGGTQESRTQRVSEGNAANTTKSGGGKPLSYSSTQGQTASRIPSNTANTINKKRPKSFNPFSDKEETVEKERRSNSPSKSSTTADSTPINVSASTSSENSQKRNTVAINTEQSEIEKLPPTDTGNNKSPSKAQVREEVETEVVKIDPIAPTVKRQVPLQTEPQKSIVHCPGLENTRQKSDDDLDRMKEEANALVAKLMADEESHREKTASIPSAIGNQSSTVPPTNGQEKWFYRDPQGEVQGPFLASEMAEWCKAGYFTARLMVRRTCDDRYTTLGELMKICGRIPFTPGLSIPPLKLTDQVIPSVSNSVPAGISALPKAGIEDPLLLLQYQQVRLLQNQQLLLRQMRTSAIAKLSQSEHWATLSPVEQNQLIFQYVLQDSEIPEVPISTNPFVSHLSSQASNPVMQLFTQMQQAKTQPETHLASNPHSTTPAHPPAMDPIQQLIQQMGGVQNIPGIQQPSINSTPPTTQEDNPIKSLLRQLSVNANGHPQTPHMDTVWPQPPPQINPQFNAQNWLAQVGPIPAVPPGQLPSSLWDLHTKEIKTEQQILEEQNLRLQEDRKKEELRKQEELQRQAEEEKEKRKKEEQARQVEEARRKDEERKKKEEEKKRKDEEKRKQEEERKKKEEKKRKEEEKKREERRKQEEENLRKKLEEEKRKKEELKKQEEKQKKEEEKRKKLEEEQRKQEEERIRKEAEARKQAEAEEQARRAEQRRREAEALRKLQESTKAPWAQAPRASAPATPATSFADIQRLEREQKAVLLRFEQHMQQQIADQKAMVAARKATEADSSKRLQFKWAEKATASSKPLQVKNLAQIQQEEQERIAKQERERQERAGQKESASLLQSAGIWGTASQCLNWANSSTSSGGQAWSTNSGTSGFWDEPTPIKSSTTTKQPTKLAATAKAPAVNQQQQQSNKANKSKNKREEELVKKLFEQNTAKIDDFTQWCNKALSGLQVSVDIPTFVGFLRDIESAYEVKEYVRDYLGDNKQSSEFAKQFLEKRSKWRSAQRPQAQADDLCKPAPAVNPNAPTEFQEVKGKSKKPKKGKMYKVDNRILGFSVTAAPDRINVGDRDYGEGV, encoded by the exons ATGACGGATTCCATGAAATTTGGTCCAGAATG GTTGCGCAATCTGTCTGGAGACAGTTGCAATAATAGTGGAGGCGGTGGAGGTACTACAAGTTTAACTACTCCGCGTTATCATTTAGCGAAACATAGATACGGACGAGAAGAAATGTTGATTCTGTTTGACCGTAATTGCAAGCCCCCCGAGccattgacaaatttctctacaTTATATGTTGAGAAAACCCAGCTTCCCTTGGCTCTTGTACAGATGACAGAAGACGAAACG CGAATGTGGAATGTAGGGATAACTAATGTTGGTGCTCGTGGAAGAGGCGGAAGTGTCGATCGCGGGGGGCGTGGGAGGAATGGAAGAGGTAGCTTGTATTCTTCTCATTATTCGCGTGGAGTAGGTTTTGACGATTCAGGAGATGGAACTCGAATCGACAGTCAAGCGTTTCAA GGAAGAAACCGCCAATTCGATAGATCTCAAAGCGAGCGTGGGTGGTCGGAAAGAAATGGAGCTTCAGATCCAGGCGAGTGGAACGGTTCGACTAGTCCTAGAAAAGAATTAAGTCGCGGGGCTAGTGGCAGTTCCCTCATGGAAGGGAATTGGCGGCGCCACCGCGGTGGTACAGAAGATGATGACGGCTGGCGAAAATGGG GTAGAAGCAGCTGGCGCGAAGGTGGGAGTATGGATAGAGATAGATTAGATAGAAACGAAGGAGACGGGGAGGAAGGTCGGAGCGGTAGTGGGAGATGGGAACATCGTGGAAATCACAGAGTCCCTCACGATTCGAGTCACCACCCACCTCAACGTGTTGCGCGCACCTGGGAGTCGAATCATCATGACAATAATCATAACAACCTTCCTGAAtg gGCCACCGAGAATCCTAGTGAAAGCGGAGGCAGTTTTGATGCTTCTGGTGCATTCCATGGTGGAATGTATTcggacgacgacgaagacggGGTAATTAGTGCAGGTGGTACTCAGGAATCGAGAACTCAACGTGTTTCCGAAGGAAATGCCGCCAATACAACGAAATCTGGTGGAGGCAAGCCTTTGTCTTACAGTTCTACTCAGGGTCAGACAGCGAGTCGGATTCCTAGCAATACAGCTAACACAATCAACAAGAAAAGACCTAAATCGTTTAATCCGTTTAGCGATAAAGAGGAAACCGTTGAGAAGGAGAGGAGAAGCAATTCTCCGTCGAAATCGTCTACAACGGCGGATAGCACGCCTATTAAcgtgtcagcgtcgacgtcgTCTGAGAATTCGCAGAAGAGAAACACAGTAGCAATAAATACAGAACAAAGTGAGATCGAAAAATTACCACCGACTGATACCGGGAATAATAAGTCTCCCAGTAAAGCACAGGTCAGGGAGGAGGTCGAAACAGAGGTGGTGAAAATAGATCCGATCGCTCCTACGGTGAAAAGGCAAGTCCCATTGCAAACAGAGCCTCAGAAGAGCATCGTGCACTGCCCGGGGCTAGAGAACACGAGGCAGAAGAGTGATGATGATTTGGATAGAATGAAGGAGGAGGCAAACGCGTTAGTAGCTAAATTGATGGCAGATGAAGAGAGTCACAGAGAGAAAACTGCCAGTATACCGTCTGCCATTGGTAACCAATCTTCCACAGTTCCACCCACGAATGGACAGGAGAAATGGTTTTACCGTGATCCGCAGGGTGAAGTTCAGGGTCCGTTCTTAGCAAGCGAAATGGCAGAATGGTGTAAAGCCGGTTACTTCACCGCACGTTTGATGGTAAGGAGAACCTGTGACGATCGGTACACCACGTTAGGGGAGTTGATGAAAATCTGCGGTAGAATACCGTTTACGCCTGGGCTTTCTATTCCTCCTTTAaag tTAACGGATCAAGTAATTCCCTCTGTTTCTAACTCTGTACCTGCTGGCATATCCGCGTTACCAAAAGCTGGTATAGAAGACCCTCTTCTTCTGCTACAATATCAGCAAGTACGGTTACTGCAGAACCAACAATTACTCCTTAGGCAAATGCGGACATCAGCTATAGCGAAGCTTTCTCAATCCGAGCACTGGGCGACGTTGAGTCCTGTTGAACAGAATCAGTTGATTTTTCAATATGTTCTTCAAGACTCGGAAATCCCAGAGGTGCCAATCTCTACAAATCCATTCGTATCTCACCTTTCGTCTCAGGCTTCGAATCCTGTCATGCAGCTTTTCACCCAAATGCAACAG gCTAAAACGCAACCAGAGACTCATTTAGCGTCGAATCCACATTCTACCACACCTGCACACCCTCCTGCCATGGATCCTATACAGCAACTTATACAGCAGATGGGTGGTGTGCAGAACATACCTGGAATTCAACAGCCTAGTATAAATTCCACACCACCCACGACACAAGAAGACAATCCCATAAAATCCTTGTTACGGCAACTCAGTGTCAATGCCAATGGCCACCCACAAACGCCCCATATGGATACTGTTTGGCCGCAGCCACCGCCACAAATAAATCCACAATTTAATGCACAGAATTGGTTGGCACAG GTTGGACCAATACCCGCAGTACCTCCTGGCCAGTTGCCATCCTCGTTGTGGGATCTACACACTAAGGAAATTAAGACTGAACAGCAGATATTG GAGGAACAAAATCTTAGGCTACAGGAAGACAGAAAGAAGGAGGAGTTGAGGAAGCAAGAGGAGTTACAGCGACAAGCCGAGGAAGAGAAGGAAAAGCGGAAAAAGGAAGAACAAGCCAGACAAGTCGAAGAAGCGAGACGGAAAGATGAGGAGcggaagaagaaggaagaggagaagaaacgaaaagacgAGGAGAAGCGCAAGCAAGAGgaagaacgaaagaagaaggaGGAGAAGAAACGCAAGGAGGAGgagaagaaacgagaggaGAGGCGGAAACAAGAAGAAGAGAACTTGCGGAAGAAGTTGGAAGAAGAGAAGCGTAAGAAAGAAGAACTTAAAAAGCAGGAAGAGAAACAGAAGAAGGAGGAAGAGAAGCggaaaaaattagaagaagaaCAACGAAAACAGGAGGAAGAACGAATTCg AAAAGAAGCGGAAGCGCGCAAACAAGCTGAAGCGGAAGAGCAAGCCCGCCGAGCGGAACAAAGGCGACGAGAGGCGGAAGCGCTTCGTAAATTACAAGAAAGTACTAAAGCACCTTGGGCGCAAGCACCTCGTGCGTCAGCTCCTGCTACTCCTGCTACCTCCTTCGCAGATATCCAGAGACTTGAACGAGAGCAAAAAGCT GTGCTACTACGGTTTGAACAACATATGCAGCAGCAGATCGCGGACCAGAAAGCTATGGTAGCAGCCCGGAAAGCGACGGAGGCTGATTCTTCAAAGCGATTGCAATTCAAGTGGGCAGAGAAGGCCACCGCCTCCAGCAAGCCATTACAAGTGAAGAATCTCGCGCAAATTCAACAGGAAGAACAGGAGCGCATCGCCAAG CAAGAGAGAGAACGACAGGAAAGGGCGGGCCAGAAAGAGTCGGCGAGCCTGTTGCAAAGCGCTGGGATTTGGGGCACTGCGTCCCAGTGCTTGAACTGGGCCAATTCGAGCACGTCCAGCGGTGGTCAAGCTTGGTCCACTAACAGCGGTACCAGTGGTTTTTGGGATGAACCCACACCAATAAAGTCTTCTACAACTACGAAGCAACCAACTAAGCTGGCCGCAACTGCTAAAGCGCCTGCTGTCAatcagcagcaacagcagagCAACAAGGCGAACAAGAGCAAAAACAAGAGGGAGGAAGAGCTTGtgaagaaattattcgaacagAACACTGCCAAGATTGACGATTTCACGCAATGGTGTAACAAAGCTCTGAGCGGTTTACAGGTATCCGTAGATA TTCCTACGTTCGTTGGATTCTTGCGAGACATTGAGTCAGCGTACGAGGTGAAGGAGTATGTAAGAGACTACCTCGGTGATAACAAACAGAGTTCAGAATTCGCTAAGCAGTTTTTAGAGAAACGTAGCAAATGGCGGTCAGCCCAACGACCTCAGGCTCAGGCTGACGATCTTTGCAAGCCGGCACCGGCCGTTAATCCTAATGCGCCCACGGAATTTCAGGAAGTGAAG GGGAAGTCGAAGAAGccaaagaaaggaaaaatgtacaaagttgATAATAGGATCCTTGGCTTCAGCGTGACCGCGGCGCCCGATCGTATCAACGTGGGTGATCGTGATTACGGTGAAGGTGTTTGA
- the LOC128878642 gene encoding GRB10-interacting GYF protein 2-like isoform X3: MTDSMKFGPEWLRNLSGDSCNNSGGGGGTTSLTTPRYHLAKHRYGREEMLILFDRNCKPPEPLTNFSTLYVEKTQLPLALVQMTEDETRMWNVGITNVGARGRGGSVDRGGRGRNGRGSLYSSHYSRGVGFDDSGDGTRIDSQAFQGRNRQFDRSQSERGWSERNGASDPGEWNGSTSPRKELSRGASGSSLMEGNWRRHRGGTEDDDGWRKWGRSSWREGGSMDRDRLDRNEGDGEEGRSGSGRWEHRGNHRVPHDSSHHPPQRVARTWESNHHDNNHNNLPEWATENPSESGGSFDASGAFHGGMYSDDDEDGVISAGGTQESRTQRVSEGNAANTTKSGGGKPLSYSSTQGQTASRIPSNTANTINKKRPKSFNPFSDKEETVEKERRSNSPSKSSTTADSTPINVSASTSSENSQKRNTVAINTEQSEIEKLPPTDTGNNKSPSKAQVREEVETEVVKIDPIAPTVKRQVPLQTEPQKSIVHCPGLENTRQKSDDDLDRMKEEANALVAKLMADEESHREKTASIPSAIGNQSSTVPPTNGQEKWFYRDPQGEVQGPFLASEMAEWCKAGYFTARLMVRRTCDDRYTTLGELMKICGRIPFTPGLSIPPLKLTDQVIPSVSNSVPAGISALPKAGIEDPLLLLQYQQVRLLQNQQLLLRQMRTSAIAKLSQSEHWATLSPVEQNQLIFQYVLQDSEIPEVPISTNPFVSHLSSQASNPVMQLFTQMQQAKTQPETHLASNPHSTTPAHPPAMDPIQQLIQQMGGVQNIPGIQQPSINSTPPTTQEDNPIKSLLRQLSVNANGHPQTPHMDTVWPQPPPQINPQFNAQNWLAQVGPIPAVPPGQLPSSLWDLHTKEIKTEQQILEEQNLRLQEDRKKEELRKQEELQRQAEEEKEKRKKEEQARQVEEARRKDEERKKKEEEKKRKDEEKRKQEEERKKKEEKKRKEEEKKREERRKQEEENLRKKLEEEKRKKEELKKQEEKQKKEEEKRKKLEEEQRKQEEERIRKEAEARKQAEAEEQARRAEQRRREAEALRKLQESTKAPWAQAPRASAPATPATSFADIQRLEREQKAVLLRFEQHMQQQIADQKAMVAARKATEADSSKRLQFKWAEKATASSKPLQVKNLAQIQQEEQERIAKQQERERQERAGQKESASLLQSAGIWGTASQCLNWANSSTSSGGQAWSTNSGTSGFWDEPTPIKSSTTTKQPTKLAATAKAPAVNQQQQQSNKANKSKNKREEELVKKLFEQNTAKIDDFTQWCNKALSGLQVSVDIPTFVGFLRDIESAYEVKEYVRDYLGDNKQSSEFAKQFLEKRSKWRSAQRPQAQADDLCKPAPAVNPNAPTEFQEVKGKSKKPKKGKMYKVDNRILGFSVTAAPDRINVGDRDYGEGV, encoded by the exons ATGACGGATTCCATGAAATTTGGTCCAGAATG GTTGCGCAATCTGTCTGGAGACAGTTGCAATAATAGTGGAGGCGGTGGAGGTACTACAAGTTTAACTACTCCGCGTTATCATTTAGCGAAACATAGATACGGACGAGAAGAAATGTTGATTCTGTTTGACCGTAATTGCAAGCCCCCCGAGccattgacaaatttctctacaTTATATGTTGAGAAAACCCAGCTTCCCTTGGCTCTTGTACAGATGACAGAAGACGAAACG CGAATGTGGAATGTAGGGATAACTAATGTTGGTGCTCGTGGAAGAGGCGGAAGTGTCGATCGCGGGGGGCGTGGGAGGAATGGAAGAGGTAGCTTGTATTCTTCTCATTATTCGCGTGGAGTAGGTTTTGACGATTCAGGAGATGGAACTCGAATCGACAGTCAAGCGTTTCAA GGAAGAAACCGCCAATTCGATAGATCTCAAAGCGAGCGTGGGTGGTCGGAAAGAAATGGAGCTTCAGATCCAGGCGAGTGGAACGGTTCGACTAGTCCTAGAAAAGAATTAAGTCGCGGGGCTAGTGGCAGTTCCCTCATGGAAGGGAATTGGCGGCGCCACCGCGGTGGTACAGAAGATGATGACGGCTGGCGAAAATGGG GTAGAAGCAGCTGGCGCGAAGGTGGGAGTATGGATAGAGATAGATTAGATAGAAACGAAGGAGACGGGGAGGAAGGTCGGAGCGGTAGTGGGAGATGGGAACATCGTGGAAATCACAGAGTCCCTCACGATTCGAGTCACCACCCACCTCAACGTGTTGCGCGCACCTGGGAGTCGAATCATCATGACAATAATCATAACAACCTTCCTGAAtg gGCCACCGAGAATCCTAGTGAAAGCGGAGGCAGTTTTGATGCTTCTGGTGCATTCCATGGTGGAATGTATTcggacgacgacgaagacggGGTAATTAGTGCAGGTGGTACTCAGGAATCGAGAACTCAACGTGTTTCCGAAGGAAATGCCGCCAATACAACGAAATCTGGTGGAGGCAAGCCTTTGTCTTACAGTTCTACTCAGGGTCAGACAGCGAGTCGGATTCCTAGCAATACAGCTAACACAATCAACAAGAAAAGACCTAAATCGTTTAATCCGTTTAGCGATAAAGAGGAAACCGTTGAGAAGGAGAGGAGAAGCAATTCTCCGTCGAAATCGTCTACAACGGCGGATAGCACGCCTATTAAcgtgtcagcgtcgacgtcgTCTGAGAATTCGCAGAAGAGAAACACAGTAGCAATAAATACAGAACAAAGTGAGATCGAAAAATTACCACCGACTGATACCGGGAATAATAAGTCTCCCAGTAAAGCACAGGTCAGGGAGGAGGTCGAAACAGAGGTGGTGAAAATAGATCCGATCGCTCCTACGGTGAAAAGGCAAGTCCCATTGCAAACAGAGCCTCAGAAGAGCATCGTGCACTGCCCGGGGCTAGAGAACACGAGGCAGAAGAGTGATGATGATTTGGATAGAATGAAGGAGGAGGCAAACGCGTTAGTAGCTAAATTGATGGCAGATGAAGAGAGTCACAGAGAGAAAACTGCCAGTATACCGTCTGCCATTGGTAACCAATCTTCCACAGTTCCACCCACGAATGGACAGGAGAAATGGTTTTACCGTGATCCGCAGGGTGAAGTTCAGGGTCCGTTCTTAGCAAGCGAAATGGCAGAATGGTGTAAAGCCGGTTACTTCACCGCACGTTTGATGGTAAGGAGAACCTGTGACGATCGGTACACCACGTTAGGGGAGTTGATGAAAATCTGCGGTAGAATACCGTTTACGCCTGGGCTTTCTATTCCTCCTTTAaag tTAACGGATCAAGTAATTCCCTCTGTTTCTAACTCTGTACCTGCTGGCATATCCGCGTTACCAAAAGCTGGTATAGAAGACCCTCTTCTTCTGCTACAATATCAGCAAGTACGGTTACTGCAGAACCAACAATTACTCCTTAGGCAAATGCGGACATCAGCTATAGCGAAGCTTTCTCAATCCGAGCACTGGGCGACGTTGAGTCCTGTTGAACAGAATCAGTTGATTTTTCAATATGTTCTTCAAGACTCGGAAATCCCAGAGGTGCCAATCTCTACAAATCCATTCGTATCTCACCTTTCGTCTCAGGCTTCGAATCCTGTCATGCAGCTTTTCACCCAAATGCAACAG gCTAAAACGCAACCAGAGACTCATTTAGCGTCGAATCCACATTCTACCACACCTGCACACCCTCCTGCCATGGATCCTATACAGCAACTTATACAGCAGATGGGTGGTGTGCAGAACATACCTGGAATTCAACAGCCTAGTATAAATTCCACACCACCCACGACACAAGAAGACAATCCCATAAAATCCTTGTTACGGCAACTCAGTGTCAATGCCAATGGCCACCCACAAACGCCCCATATGGATACTGTTTGGCCGCAGCCACCGCCACAAATAAATCCACAATTTAATGCACAGAATTGGTTGGCACAG GTTGGACCAATACCCGCAGTACCTCCTGGCCAGTTGCCATCCTCGTTGTGGGATCTACACACTAAGGAAATTAAGACTGAACAGCAGATATTG GAGGAACAAAATCTTAGGCTACAGGAAGACAGAAAGAAGGAGGAGTTGAGGAAGCAAGAGGAGTTACAGCGACAAGCCGAGGAAGAGAAGGAAAAGCGGAAAAAGGAAGAACAAGCCAGACAAGTCGAAGAAGCGAGACGGAAAGATGAGGAGcggaagaagaaggaagaggagaagaaacgaaaagacgAGGAGAAGCGCAAGCAAGAGgaagaacgaaagaagaaggaGGAGAAGAAACGCAAGGAGGAGgagaagaaacgagaggaGAGGCGGAAACAAGAAGAAGAGAACTTGCGGAAGAAGTTGGAAGAAGAGAAGCGTAAGAAAGAAGAACTTAAAAAGCAGGAAGAGAAACAGAAGAAGGAGGAAGAGAAGCggaaaaaattagaagaagaaCAACGAAAACAGGAGGAAGAACGAATTCg AAAAGAAGCGGAAGCGCGCAAACAAGCTGAAGCGGAAGAGCAAGCCCGCCGAGCGGAACAAAGGCGACGAGAGGCGGAAGCGCTTCGTAAATTACAAGAAAGTACTAAAGCACCTTGGGCGCAAGCACCTCGTGCGTCAGCTCCTGCTACTCCTGCTACCTCCTTCGCAGATATCCAGAGACTTGAACGAGAGCAAAAAGCT GTGCTACTACGGTTTGAACAACATATGCAGCAGCAGATCGCGGACCAGAAAGCTATGGTAGCAGCCCGGAAAGCGACGGAGGCTGATTCTTCAAAGCGATTGCAATTCAAGTGGGCAGAGAAGGCCACCGCCTCCAGCAAGCCATTACAAGTGAAGAATCTCGCGCAAATTCAACAGGAAGAACAGGAGCGCATCGCCAAG CAGCAAGAGAGAGAACGACAGGAAAGGGCGGGCCAGAAAGAGTCGGCGAGCCTGTTGCAAAGCGCTGGGATTTGGGGCACTGCGTCCCAGTGCTTGAACTGGGCCAATTCGAGCACGTCCAGCGGTGGTCAAGCTTGGTCCACTAACAGCGGTACCAGTGGTTTTTGGGATGAACCCACACCAATAAAGTCTTCTACAACTACGAAGCAACCAACTAAGCTGGCCGCAACTGCTAAAGCGCCTGCTGTCAatcagcagcaacagcagagCAACAAGGCGAACAAGAGCAAAAACAAGAGGGAGGAAGAGCTTGtgaagaaattattcgaacagAACACTGCCAAGATTGACGATTTCACGCAATGGTGTAACAAAGCTCTGAGCGGTTTACAGGTATCCGTAGATA TTCCTACGTTCGTTGGATTCTTGCGAGACATTGAGTCAGCGTACGAGGTGAAGGAGTATGTAAGAGACTACCTCGGTGATAACAAACAGAGTTCAGAATTCGCTAAGCAGTTTTTAGAGAAACGTAGCAAATGGCGGTCAGCCCAACGACCTCAGGCTCAGGCTGACGATCTTTGCAAGCCGGCACCGGCCGTTAATCCTAATGCGCCCACGGAATTTCAGGAAGTGAAG GGGAAGTCGAAGAAGccaaagaaaggaaaaatgtacaaagttgATAATAGGATCCTTGGCTTCAGCGTGACCGCGGCGCCCGATCGTATCAACGTGGGTGATCGTGATTACGGTGAAGGTGTTTGA